From the genome of Camarhynchus parvulus chromosome 8, STF_HiC, whole genome shotgun sequence, one region includes:
- the PSORS1C2 gene encoding psoriasis susceptibility 1 candidate gene 2 protein, producing the protein MVEGQSPSLQGLKPFGPAVSPPGCEHGRLRAGPSPARAVPPLPSEPPARSDPGRAVPPLPSEPPARSDPAQAVPPLPSEPPARSDPGRAVLPLLSEPPARPPPRSPSERGAASQALWALRWCRPCRAAAFLTGPLHWQ; encoded by the coding sequence ATGGTGGAGGGACAGAGCCCTTCCCTTCAGGGGCTGAAACCCTTCGgtcccgccgtgtccccgccAGGCTGCGAGCACGGCCGGCTGCGGGCAGGGCCGAGCCcagcccgggctgtgccccCGCTGCCCTCAGAGCCCCCGGCCCGGTCCGACCCAGGCCGGGCTGTGCCCCCGCTGCCCTCAGAGCCCCCGGCCCGGTCCgacccagcccaggctgtgcccccgCTGCCCTCAGAGCCCCCGGCCCGGTCCGACCCAGGCCGGGCTGTGCTCCCGCTGCTCTCagagcccccggcccggccacCTCCCCGCTCCCCCAGCGAGCGCGGCGCGGCCAGCCAGGCGCTGTGGGCGCTGCGGTGGTGCCGGCCCTGCCGAGCAGCTGCATTTCTAACAGGGCCCTTGCACTGGCAGTGA